A genomic stretch from Telopea speciosissima isolate NSW1024214 ecotype Mountain lineage chromosome 7, Tspe_v1, whole genome shotgun sequence includes:
- the LOC122669945 gene encoding protein EXORDIUM-like 2, with translation MASTHHFALVVASLFLFSSLFVPSTATTRKLTALVQQQPLVLQYHNGPLLKGNITVHLVWYGKFTTPQRVILIDFILSLNHHIHAPSVPSWWKITGKYKNGFTSLILGKQTFDENCSLGKSLKTPQVTRLARRGDHRQAITVVFTAKDVTVDGFCMSDCGTHGSAKADPTGKTKFAYIWVGNPETQCPGQCAWPFHQPIYGPQTPPLVSPNGDVGVDGMVINLATLLAGTVTNPFDNGYYQGTSSAPLEAVSACTGIYGEGAYPGYPGELLVDKTTGASYNAVGIRGRKYLLPAMWDPTTSACSTLV, from the coding sequence ATGGCTTCAACTCACCATTTCGCACTTGTCGTTGCCTCtctcttcttgttttcttctctcttcgtCCCCTCCACAGCCACAACCAGGAAGCTCACAGCTCTGGTTCAGCAACAACCACTGGTTCTTCAATACCACAACGGCCCTCTCCTCAAGGGAAACATTACGGTTCATCTCGTCTGGTACGGTAAGTTCACAACTCCACAACGTGTCATCCTCATCGACTTCATCTTATCCCTGAATCATCATATCCACGCACCTTCCGTCCCTTCGTGGTGGAAGATAACGGGAAAGTACAAAAACGGTTTCACAAGCTTAATCCTTGGGAAGCAAACGTTCGACGAAAATTGCTCTCTGGGTAAGTCTCTCAAGACCCCTCAGGTTACCCGTTTGGCTCGCAGAGGTGATCACAGGCAAGCCATCACCGTCGTCTTCACTGCCAAAGACGTTACCGTCGATGGTTTCTGTATGAGCGATTGTGGTACCCACGGGTCAGCCAAGGCTGATCCCACTGGAAAAACCAAGTTCGCTTACATATGGGTTGGAAACCCGGAGACCCAGTGTCCCGGTCAGTGTGCCTGGCCCTTCCACCAGCCCATTTACGGACCACAAACGCCGCCGTTAGTGTCACCTAACGGTGACGTCGGGGTTGACGGCATGGTCATCAACTTGGCTACTCTACTGGCTGGTACCGTAACGAATCCGTTTGATAACGGTTACTACCAGGGTACGTCTAGTGCTCCGTTAGAGGCCGTCTCGGCTTGTACGGGTATTTATGGGGAAGGAGCATATCCGGGCTACCCGGGGGAGCTTTTGGTGGATAAAACGACGGGTGCCAGTTATAATGCGGTGGGGATCCGTGGGCGTAAGTATTTGCTTCCGGCCATGTGGGACCCAACGACCTCTGCTTGCTCTACTCTGGTTTGA